Proteins from a single region of Massilibacterium senegalense:
- a CDS encoding ATP-binding protein yields the protein MIDWLQLDYHWSLKLTNLIYLAASFFFVQFMSVLLTKYKQHKLFYLFSVLYGICAALILIMPVQYLLPANAVFFILYFVSFLSVLLFAFQEFLQDQKESFYLALIMVSTTSGIVWGLIKAFAHIEIPFYPFDYLFAFLGFAVFWFKRYDQKHKEAAELVVKLQKEDKLKDEFLKSSAEKLWTPLNEMITIAQTIIDGKKSLLATQDKNNLLFLINIGRTMFFTLQDLVDFTRLKEGKLPFQPKSLRIQGVISGVIDMLTFFADGKQIQMTSNISPSFPNVIADERRLIQILFNLLRNAISFTNSGEITVDAEIKNNMAVIHVRDNGIGIDEEMKKKVFASYEQGVANDKGMGLGLTLSKYLIELHGGTVYLDTAPNQGSDFYFTLPLAEETAAEVSQQEVKTNEEKNPQNTEDISVQKIKDSKGKYRILAIDDDPVNLKVISTIFHTENYHVTTVTNAQKVIHLLNGNEWDLVIVDAMMPYLSGYELTRLIRERYTPLELPILIITSRNYPQDVYVGFSYGANDYVVRPINSLELKTRGKALINMKHSINEHLYMEAAWLHAQIQPHFLFNTLNTIASLSMIDSDRMVALLNKFGEYLRRSFTPENLKRIVPLEQELELVKSYLYIEKERFVDRLQVEWDLDENIRVKLPPLSIQPLVENAIHHGILQKRAGGTLRISIKDVANFTKITVTDDGVGMDEEQIRKILHGKLDRSVGLTNINRRLKKMYGDGLHIQSIRSQGTEVSFQIPKKEM from the coding sequence TTGATTGATTGGCTTCAACTGGATTATCATTGGTCGTTAAAACTTACTAATTTGATTTATCTTGCTGCTTCTTTTTTCTTTGTGCAATTTATGTCAGTTTTATTAACAAAATATAAACAGCATAAATTATTTTACTTGTTTTCTGTTTTATATGGGATATGTGCGGCATTGATTCTAATTATGCCAGTGCAGTATTTACTGCCGGCAAATGCGGTGTTCTTTATTCTTTATTTTGTTTCCTTTTTGTCGGTTCTGTTATTTGCATTTCAAGAGTTTTTGCAAGATCAAAAAGAATCATTTTATCTGGCACTTATTATGGTAAGTACCACATCTGGTATTGTATGGGGATTAATAAAGGCTTTTGCACATATTGAAATTCCATTTTATCCTTTTGATTATTTGTTTGCTTTTCTTGGTTTTGCTGTGTTTTGGTTTAAACGGTATGATCAAAAGCATAAAGAAGCAGCTGAACTAGTTGTAAAGTTACAAAAAGAAGATAAGTTAAAAGATGAATTTTTAAAAAGTAGTGCTGAAAAGCTTTGGACTCCATTGAACGAAATGATTACGATTGCACAAACGATTATCGATGGAAAAAAAAGTTTACTTGCTACTCAAGATAAAAATAATTTGCTATTTCTGATTAATATTGGTCGAACGATGTTCTTTACCCTTCAAGATTTAGTAGACTTTACTCGTTTAAAGGAAGGGAAACTGCCCTTTCAACCAAAAAGCTTGCGTATCCAAGGGGTAATATCTGGTGTTATTGATATGCTTACGTTTTTTGCTGATGGAAAACAAATTCAAATGACATCTAATATTTCTCCCTCATTCCCTAATGTAATAGCAGATGAAAGAAGGCTTATTCAAATTTTATTTAATCTGTTACGTAATGCAATATCATTTACAAATAGTGGTGAGATTACGGTGGATGCTGAAATAAAAAATAATATGGCTGTTATTCATGTTCGTGATAATGGAATCGGGATAGACGAAGAGATGAAAAAGAAAGTTTTTGCATCGTATGAACAAGGAGTTGCAAATGATAAAGGAATGGGACTCGGTCTTACTCTTAGCAAATACTTAATCGAATTACATGGTGGGACTGTATATCTAGACACTGCTCCGAATCAAGGTTCAGATTTTTATTTTACTTTACCGTTAGCAGAAGAAACAGCGGCAGAAGTCAGTCAACAAGAAGTGAAGACTAATGAGGAAAAAAATCCGCAAAATACGGAGGATATTAGTGTACAGAAAATAAAAGATAGTAAGGGAAAATATCGCATTTTAGCTATCGATGATGATCCAGTAAATTTAAAAGTAATTAGTACTATTTTTCATACGGAAAATTATCATGTTACGACGGTAACGAATGCACAAAAAGTGATACATTTATTGAACGGTAACGAATGGGATTTAGTGATTGTTGATGCAATGATGCCGTATTTATCTGGATATGAATTAACACGTTTAATTCGAGAACGTTATACACCATTAGAACTCCCAATTCTTATCATCACATCAAGGAATTATCCTCAAGATGTGTACGTTGGGTTTTCTTATGGTGCTAATGATTACGTAGTAAGACCGATTAATTCCCTCGAACTAAAAACGCGTGGGAAAGCTTTGATTAATATGAAGCACTCGATAAATGAACATCTTTATATGGAAGCGGCTTGGCTTCATGCACAAATTCAACCGCACTTTTTGTTTAATACATTGAATACAATTGCTTCTCTTAGTATGATTGATTCTGATAGAATGGTTGCTCTTTTGAATAAGTTTGGAGAGTATTTAAGAAGAAGTTTTACACCAGAAAACTTAAAAAGAATTGTTCCACTTGAACAAGAGTTGGAACTTGTAAAGTCTTATCTTTATATTGAAAAAGAAAGGTTTGTGGACCGTTTGCAAGTAGAGTGGGACTTGGATGAAAATATACGAGTGAAATTACCACCACTTTCGATTCAACCTCTAGTAGAAAATGCAATCCATCATGGGATACTACAAAAAAGGGCGGGGGGAACTCTCCGCATTTCAATTAAAGATGTTGCTAACTTCACAAAAATCACGGTCACGGATGATGGCGTTGGAATGGACGAAGAACAAATAAGGAAGATTTTGCATGGTAAGTTAGATAGAAGTGTTGGTTTAACCAATATAAATAGACGATTAAAAAAAATGTACGGAGATGGACTCCATATTCAAAGTATACGTAGTCAAGGAACAGAAGTGTCTTTTCAAATTCCTAAAAAGGAAATGTAG